From Candidatus Acididesulfobacter guangdongensis:
ATAGACCCTGAGGTAGAGGTTAGACCCGTCGCTAATCAGGTTGACGATATAATAAGCGAAATTAAAAAGACGGTTAAAGGAGGCGGAAGGGTTTTAGTTACAACTTTAACTAAAAAAATATCTGAAGATCTATCGGAGTTTTTGCTTGACAGCGGAGTGAAGGCTAAATATTTGCATTCGGATATAGCCTCTTTAGAAAGATTTAAAATTATCAGAGAGTTAAGGCTCGGGGAATTTGACGTTCTTGTCGGTATCAATCTTTTAAGAGAGGGGCTTGATATTCCCGAAGTAGAGCTGATAGGTATACTTGATGCAGACAAAGAAGGATTTTTGCGCTCTAAAACCTCGCTTGTTCAGACGATAGGACGCGCTGCAAGAAATATTAAAGGACATGTTATACTATACGGCGATAAAATTACCGATTCTATGGCTTTTGCAATTTCAGAGACTGAACGCAGAAGAAAAATACAGGAAACTTACAATAATAAAAACAATATTACACCTCAATCGATTAAAAAAAATATAGCAGAACTTTTAACTACAATCTTTGAACAGGATTATATAGATTCTTCAGGCGGTGCAGGAGGAGAAAATATTGTTGTTTTAAGCGCAGCTGCGGCTGAAAAAAAAATAAAAAATTTATCAAGATTAATGAAAAAATATTCTAAAGAATTCAATTTTGAAGAAGCAGCCCGTGTAAGAGATGAAATAAATATTATTAAAAAACAGATGCTCCTTCTTGATGCCGTATAATTAATAAAAATGCAAGTTTGGTAATTAATATCGATAATTCTTAAATCGTTATAATCAGTTTTATTACCATATGCGTAATTAATAAAAATGCAAGTTCGCAAGTTCAGTATTAATATTTTTTTAAATTGATAATTAAACAATGACCGATGATTTAATCAGCAGACTAAAATCCTTATCTAATTCCCCGGGTGTTTATCTTATGAAAAACATAGAAGGGGATGTTATTTATGTCGGCAAAGCTAAAAATCTTAAAAAGAGGGTTTCTCAGTATTTTTCCAATAAGAAAACCGATATTAAAACAGAACATCTTGTATCTAAAATTAAAAGCTTTGAAACTATTGTCGTAAATAATGAAGTAGAAGCATTTTTGCTTGAAAATAATCTGATAAAAAATTATAAGCCTAAATACAATATAAATTTAAAAGACGACAAAACATACCCGTATTTAAAAATTACAAAAAATAATTCAAATTCAGCTCCTACATATAAATTAAACAATAAAAATAATGAAAACAAAAAAAACAATGAAAATAATAAAAATCTATGCCGCAAGCCGAACCCGTCAGATTTTCCTTATCTGACAAAAACCCGCTCTTACGATAAAACTTCAGGAGAATATTTTGGACCTTATTCAAACGTAAAAGCTGTAACTGATTTTATCAAAATGATAAATAAAATATTTAAGATAAGAACGTGCAATGATACTAAATTTAAATTATTTGCATCAAAGAATAAACCTTGCGTATATTATCAGATAGATAGATGTTTTGCTCCATGCTGCGGTTATATATCTTCAGAAGATTATAATAATTTAATAAAAGAAATAAAAATGCTGCTGCAGGGTAAAAATAATCAGATAATTAGAGATTTAAAGAATACGATGGATATGTACGTAAAAGAACAAAATTTTGAAGCCGCAATAAAAATAAGAGACAAAATAAACAGTTTGCATATCATCTCTGTAAGTCAGTCAACGGTTATATCAGGCGGAAAAAATATCGATGCTGTCGGTTGTTATTCAGAAAATAACGTATCGGTAATTGATTTGATAATGATAAGAAACGGAAAAATGATAGATTCAAAAAATTATTATTTTAAAAATGTTTATTTAACGGACGAAGAAATAATATCGTCATTTATTGACCAGTATTATGTTTCAAAAAGCAATAGCGACAATATAAATTTAATTCCGGATGAAATCTTGCTTCCTTTCGCGATAAACTCGGAAAACAGAAATATATTAATAGAATTTTTTAAAAAAACATTAGGAAAAAAAATTAAATTAAATATCCCTAATAATGAGAAAAATAAGAATCTCGTTATGATAGCCTCAAATAACGCAAAAAATAATTTTTACGAAAAAAATATTATCGGCGGCAATGGTAATAGTATATACAAATATGAAAGCATTAATCATAACAATAATGAAAAATTGCTTGAATCTCTGAAGCGGCATTTAAATCTTCAAAAAATACCGAAAGTTATCGAATGTTTCGATATATCCAACATTTCAGGAACTTATCCTGTTGCCTCTAAGGCTGTTTTTAAAGATGGTTTAAAAGAAACATCTTTATACAGAAAATATAAAATAAGGTCGAAAAACACTCCTGATGATTATGCGATGATGTACGAGGTTCTGACCAGAAGATTTAAAAATGCCGTTGACGGAAGCGATCCGCTGCCTGATTTGATTATGGCAGACGGCGGGAAGGGTCAGCTTAACGTGTTTACAGAAGTAAAAAAAGAATTTAAAGATTATATCAGCGAAGAACTCATGCCGGACATAATCTCTATTGCCAAAGTTAAAGAAAATGGCAGCAGGGCTCTTAATAAAAGAAGCGCTGATTTTGAAGCCGGCGGTATTCATAAGAAAAATTTCACAGATAAAATATATCTGCCTAATAGAAAAAATGAAGTCAATATTCCGCCTAATTTAATTTTATTTTTAATGTCTGTACGCGATGAAGCGCATAGATTTGCCGTAACATTTCACAGCTCTTTAAAAAGGAAAGCCGTTGTGACATCTGAACTTTTAAATATTAAAGGGATAGGTTTATCGTCGTATAAAAAACTTATAGATTCATTCGGAGACGTAAATAATATTAAACAGCTGCAAGCAGAAGATCTGTCAAAATGCGTCAATTCAAAAATCGCTAAAATAATTTATGAACATTTTCATCATTCAGTTTGATTATATATATTCCATATGTATTCTATATATATTTTATATATAATCTATACGCATTCTATATATTTTTTTAATTCACTTATCAAAATTTTATTATCTCCCCCTCCGTTTAATTCTTTATATCCTTTATATCTCTATTTTTTTTAATTCACTTATCAGAATTTTATTATCTTTCCTTGTTTTAACCGCTATCCTGAAAAAACTGCCGTCTAAACAGCGGTAATTGCCGGCGTATCTTATTAATATGCCTTTATTAAATAAATAATCTTTAATAGTTAATGCGCTGCTTAATTGATGTTGATGATGATTATTGTTATTATTATTATTGGTATTGTCAAGATGATAGCCGGTTTTGATTTTTAAAAGTAAAAAATTTGCTTCTCCGTTTATAATTTCAAAAATTTTCAATCTCATAATATCGTTATACATTTCTTTTTTTAATTTGTTAATATATTTCACTGAATTTTCAATATATCCTGTGTCAGATAGCGAAGAAACAGCCAAAGCCGAGGCGAGTCCGCCTATGCTCCACGGAGTGTTATTTTTTGACATATTTAAAATATTTTTTTCGCAGCTTACTATATAACCTAATCTTTCTCCGGGTATTGCAAAAAATTTTGTCAAAGAACGTAAAACAATTAAGTTGTCAAATTTTTCTATCAGATGTTTAGATGAATATTCTTCTTTAAAATCCATAAAGGATTCATCTAATATTAAATATATGTTTTTCTTTTTGCATATTTTTAGAATCTCTATGACGGTATTTACGGGCGTGATTACTCCTGCGGGATTTGACGGACTTGCTATAAATATTAAATCGCGCTCGTTTAACTTGTTTATTTTCTCAATAAATTCAGTCAAACTGCCGTTTATCAGTTTGAAACTATCTTCGAGAAGCGTACATTGATGCACTGTATTTATATTAAAGGCTCTGCAAGCTCGTTCGTACTCGGAAAACGACGGTTCTGCTATAAGCGCATTTTCGGGTTGAAATACGGATAATATTTTATAAATTAAGTCTGTTGCTCCGGCACCGATAAATATATTACCGCTTTGGACACAATGATAATCGCTGAGTTTGTTTATTAATCTTTCAGGATAAATTTCCGGATAATTTTCAATTAAAAATTTCAGTAATTTTGTATTTTTTAAAATACATAAGGCATTTTTACTTAAACCTAACGAATTTATATTTGCCGAAAAATCTATTTTTTTTTTAGCCTCATTAAAAATATTTAAAATGTCGTAATCATTTTGACCGAATCCTTCAAATAGATTTCCGCCATGCGCCCCATCATCACACTGCCTGTTTTCTGTTAACCTGTTACAATCGTCTTCTTCTATCATTAATGTCATATCTTCAACTTATAAAATTAAGCTGTTATTTTTTCTATTAAAATATTAAGCGCCGCTACATCCACCTGCGTATCTCTGCACGGTCCATTAGGTCTTATATTTATCAATCCGTAAACGTGTAATGGAAAAGCGTCCAGTATTCCGGACGACAGATCACGTTCGCAGGCGACGGCGATAACAATTTTCGGTCTTTTCTCTTCCAATACCCTTCTGGCTAATGTTCCTCCGGTTGCCACAGCTATATCAAT
This genomic window contains:
- a CDS encoding aminotransferase class I/II-fold pyridoxal phosphate-dependent enzyme — translated: MTLMIEEDDCNRLTENRQCDDGAHGGNLFEGFGQNDYDILNIFNEAKKKIDFSANINSLGLSKNALCILKNTKLLKFLIENYPEIYPERLINKLSDYHCVQSGNIFIGAGATDLIYKILSVFQPENALIAEPSFSEYERACRAFNINTVHQCTLLEDSFKLINGSLTEFIEKINKLNERDLIFIASPSNPAGVITPVNTVIEILKICKKKNIYLILDESFMDFKEEYSSKHLIEKFDNLIVLRSLTKFFAIPGERLGYIVSCEKNILNMSKNNTPWSIGGLASALAVSSLSDTGYIENSVKYINKLKKEMYNDIMRLKIFEIINGEANFLLLKIKTGYHLDNTNNNNNNNHHQHQLSSALTIKDYLFNKGILIRYAGNYRCLDGSFFRIAVKTRKDNKILISELKKIEI